In Plodia interpunctella isolate USDA-ARS_2022_Savannah chromosome 8, ilPloInte3.2, whole genome shotgun sequence, the DNA window GTactactaaatccatgttatatacatatacatacataacgtATCGTACATAACGTGACGTTTTCATAGTATTCGATCTCTGAAGTCTCTGACAGTCTTATATTAGGGGTAAGAATGTCAATGTAGTTACAAATTCCAAAATCATTATCGGCTGAATTCTCCACATTTATGACATTTGCAGTTATCTGGTTCCCGTAGTTTGACCTCCATTATAGCATTATCTTCGTCGTCAAGTCTAAGACCATCGGGATCATAGCAGTGAGACAGAGTCACTAATCGCTCACGTAAGTAGTTTTCTCTGCAGCAGTAGCATtcctgaaatatatattttttaaatacttgtcGACTGAGCTGGTGAAGcgagtaggtatttttagggttccgtaagTAGTAGTCCTACAAACAAGgagctcaaaaactattagtactacaatgatgtaatttggtatacatattaataatgccGATAAAGTGGTTAAATaaagactaaaaaaaaaaaccaaattcTTAGTGTACCTCTCCTGGTGTATATCTGAAGTgggaatgatttttttttttttttcatctttccTATTGTGTAAATCGATCTTTCCATACATTTAATGTACAAGTATTAGAAGTGTGGAAAGACCGTTTTTGGATTTAGTAAACcgtttgtaaattaataagctTGAATAGAAACAAGTGTATCACCCCTCTACCATCGAAATGGTTGTTATTAGGAATTCAAAGGTTACGGTATCAGTAGTAATAAGAAATCATCATGGCTTTTTGAAGGAACTACACGTTAGTAATTTAAAACTGAATAAATCTCAACAACGTGTTGGAAGTACTTAGGTTTGGTACCTTTAAAAATCCTGTAGCTGTTACTACCGAAGGTTGAACTTGGCTACTGCACATTCCTTCACATTTATTCACATTCACCTCGCCACTGCATGACCTCAATAGTCGACCCATATCGTCGTATTCCtctgtttaaaaaacaataatataaaacatttttttaaattaatgctCTTTTTATCCATCATTATTAGTCCGGTGACCGAGTAGTGGAACTTTCAAGAACGTTGAAGGATTTACTATTTCCACCACAGAATTAAccgtaaaacaaaaaacatgatatttGCAAACAACAGTCATTGCTAGTCTAGCAAACAATCATTGCTAGTCATGTATTTTCATGCGAAGTATCTCTTCACGTGCCATCTTACCTTTTGTTACATGTATTTCAGTTGGAACAGTTTCACAAGTTTCTTCGCCAGAACAAAgcataacattaattaataaaaaatgtgtaatacaaaataacGCACTTTTGATAAACATATTACTTaatgattttagaaaaaaggaatttagtcactacaatttatataatctttGCTCCTAGAAACACAGGATGAAACTGTCCATccattattaacaattttctttatataagtATGAATATGAACACTACATACGAGAGGGTGATAGAGCTAAGTAAGTATTATCAGCGGGTCATCAAATGCTTGAGTGAAATCCCTTGTTCAATGTCTTTACTATAACTATGACGAAAATTGATATatgaagaaaatttatataaatatataatttattacacatatatatcaataaattatatccatTTTCTTACAGTCGTAAGTACTTTATGATAGGCTTATTCAACATACGAGAGCAAGGGTTTGAGCAGTGTGATCCCGAACGCAGCCGTAGAAAAGGATATGGTCCTTTTCTACGTACGACATCTACAGGAGGATATCCTCCTGTGTCGAAAGTAATTATTTAGGGATATATATTGCAGCACATAGGGATACATAAACTTGGCagctaataggcaacaataatatacccaaagagggttgatgtTAGACAGGCTACTAGCCCATAAAAcacagccaaatctttaaaagTTCGGTTTAACGCCATCCTGGGGCTTCGCAGCCTTATAGCCCTGAATGTAATGATAAGTGATAAGTGACGATGAGagagacaaaataaaatatttccaagaTTTGACTGGCAGAGAGTGCCTCTATTGTTAAAGTTGtgctataaaaattaaataaataattgcaattaaaataatgtaatattggTAGGTATCGTTATTCATCTATCTAAGATTCATGGGGCGCCTGCTGTGACTATCCATTAAAAGGACCGAACGGATCATTACAACGGTTTTCGCTCAGTTTGCCCCTTTTGTAATTCGTTTCATAACATACACTGAAAATGACTTTTCTTGTTCAATTCCCAGTTGGAGGTAAATTCCAGTATAAAAGCTGGAAGATTTACTAGTACTTCATATTCTAATAAATTGCAAAGTCAGACACGGAGCAAGATTGCTTAATTCATatagcatttaaaaaataagtagtaatggtttcgaaaataatatcacTGTATTTAATATTCTCTATGTGTCATCTCCAAGATAAACCCGTAAAAGCACAAGAAGTAAATTTACCCCCAGGTATGTTCTTGAACACATCAATTAAGTTTTTTGTCACTCTCACTTTACCCgggtatattttctttttttgttgatctatgcaCTTTACTTGAATAGGTAAGTagttcttttatctatggtaagtaggtattataatcatgaaaaaataaaacgttgaGAGTTCTTATGCACTAAAAATAACCATCACcataactaataataacaaattattacagGCCAAGAATGCCAGATGACTCCGGTAATACACGTACTCCAACATCCAGGATGTGTGCCCAAAGCTATCCCTTCGTTTGCTTGTATTGGGAAATGTTCCAGTTATGTGCAGGTGCTTTGTGTATAGCTTTAGTCAAAATTGGagagaaaacaaatttttgaacGAAAATACATGTACTTACGATTAAATTACTTATGATGTtagaaaataactaattttgtaGTCGTCAGTTGCGTCTCTAACGACTACGAGATTCTCTTGACGAGCACTCTTCTtcaattatatacttacttgaaACTTTGCATGCTTTGCATAGGATCTCCCTGTTTTGTAACACCCTGTACTGtatagctatttatttttcctctGTCTCCCGACCtttcattattgtattttgcGAAAAACTAGGTAATCTAAT includes these proteins:
- the Pburs gene encoding partner of bursicon, with translation MFIKSALFCITHFLLINVMLCSGEETCETVPTEIHVTKEEYDDMGRLLRSCSGEVNVNKCEGMCSSQVQPSVVTATGFLKECYCCRENYLRERLVTLSHCYDPDGLRLDDEDNAIMEVKLREPDNCKCHKCGEFSR